The genomic interval TATTAAGATTTCGACCGAGTAGGTCGCAGCGCTCCGAGCGTCGCCAAAAGCGAAACTCTTGGCCTGATCAAACCTTGCCCTTTCCATCACAAGCCTTTGCGGTGGGCATCTCAAGAATGCGGTAGGGGGTCGACTTGGCCCCGGTTCAATGTCACCCGAAAGACGGCGATAGCATTTTCACTGCGTCGATGCCCCTGCCAAACACTCAACGCAGTTTTGACCAAAGCATGGCCGCACGATCGTGAGTAGAGGGGGCGCTGCGCAACGTCGGGATCGGGGCCATCGGGCAGCACCATTGACCTAATGGCGGAGATATACCAGGAGACGAAAGGGGCATGGCGGCATCCGGAACACGCAAACAGGTCCGATCCCGTGTCGGTGAGATCTCATCAGCAATCGCTTTCTCTGTTGACGCAAAGGAACAGCTCTCGCTGTCTCTCCAACGAGCGCGTTGGGCCGCGAGCCGTAATAGTCCCGGCAAGCAAAACACGTCGGCTCTGCTTCCGAAAAGAGACTTCTGCGAGAACTGCTAGATTCGTCGCGATGGGTCAACGGCAGGCGATCGACCTCGATAACCGACGTCCACTCATCTCTCGGAATTCGAAGGCGTTCCGTGCCGCGACGCGCCAGGAAAGGTGATGTGGGTTGTCTTCATCGCAAGGTGTACCTCGCGGAGGAAGGACGCCAACCCTACGATCAAAAACAGAACGGCAGCTATGAAGAGAATACCGATGGGCCATTTCAGAGGCTTATCAAGCATCAGCTCAAAAAATATGACCGCAATGTCCAAGCATACCAATAGTGCGGAGATCGTTGATGCGGTCATAGCGACGCTTGTGATGTGCCTTCGTTTTTCCAGACTTTGTTGTTCGAGCTCCAACGTCTTGTGAACTGACAGCGTCAAAATATTCTCGTTCTCGATAAGTGCGCTGCAGCGATCGAAAATCCGGGCAAGGCGACCGGCCATCACGCTCAGCATTCCCGCAATTCCGGTGAGCAGGAACACCGGTGCAAGGGCAAGCTGAATGGCCTGTGCTATTTCACTGAAGCCTTCCGCTGTTGCCAAACCTGTGCACCCATTCTACGAACGCAGCTTGAACGCGGTAGCTCAGCTAGCTGGCGCACATGGGGAGAAAGCGAAGCTAAAGCTGTGACGACCGGAACGTATCACAGCTGC from Bradyrhizobium arachidis carries:
- a CDS encoding DUF2721 domain-containing protein encodes the protein MATAEGFSEIAQAIQLALAPVFLLTGIAGMLSVMAGRLARIFDRCSALIENENILTLSVHKTLELEQQSLEKRRHITSVAMTASTISALLVCLDIAVIFFELMLDKPLKWPIGILFIAAVLFLIVGLASFLREVHLAMKTTHITFPGASRHGTPSNSER